From a region of the Criblamydia sequanensis CRIB-18 genome:
- a CDS encoding mechanosensitive ion channel domain-containing protein: MRKLTFIILLCLSLFIEFKGFSDEAIEKETSPLKPVSEAPFNFLDLNIENLDNYFKISTIAEFKNQNIKLLEELKTLLQEVSQDSSKILKPIIEKIALNLKSYEQLLEAKTSQKTAPPLILSTYSIEEALTIERTIRTLEIELKNIQDDLVDSKEELASLQDAFIKQKRTYESIKEPSEAKLVSGIQLFLEKLTLELTRLKFINLNERALEKEKTISLLEASLNNANANLFSTEEQSDAFFSKLEEIEKKWILSKELLRQAEAKETRILSESQNDAETSLLASIEEDRAEINEALLHNQALLASSEYYLSKVILSSQSLNLQEIRKIIYSNRAKLNTIRKKSLEWQLLSERQIQRLGGLLSQEPLETSSEGFNQKQRNILKTAQDNLLLIQKLKNEMEDTLFINTLLEKQVSLKSAASERWLQDILDFGKRIWKSFQDSFKKELFYIGKNPVTLLNILQFIFIIFATIWLSRIVLRALTNLAINRRGIKKSLVYRITRLINYLLLAIGMLFALSTLGFDFSNFLLVAGALGVGLGFGLQSIFNNFISGIIILFESHLKVGDYIELESGLKGEIREINVRNTVITDNDGIDVLIPNSEIISSKVLNWTMKSPYRRFHIPFKTAYGTDKELVQKVVVEAAKKVPHTLARIGIPEPQVRLLNLGENGLEFELVVWVSEQYTKRFGKASSDYLWAIETALNNEKIVIPVPKREIHIIHSDSNHPQDSNPSENNK, encoded by the coding sequence ATGAGAAAATTGACTTTCATCATTTTACTTTGCCTATCCCTTTTTATTGAATTTAAGGGATTTTCAGATGAAGCCATTGAGAAAGAAACCTCCCCTTTAAAGCCTGTTTCAGAAGCGCCTTTTAATTTTCTCGATTTAAACATTGAGAATCTCGACAATTATTTTAAAATATCAACTATAGCCGAATTCAAAAATCAAAATATAAAATTACTAGAGGAATTAAAGACTCTTTTGCAGGAAGTGTCTCAAGACTCAAGTAAAATTTTAAAGCCCATCATCGAGAAAATTGCTCTAAATCTAAAATCCTATGAACAACTTTTAGAAGCAAAAACATCGCAGAAAACAGCCCCTCCCCTTATTTTATCAACCTATTCCATCGAAGAGGCCTTAACGATAGAAAGAACTATTCGAACGCTCGAAATCGAATTAAAAAATATTCAAGATGACCTTGTAGACAGTAAAGAAGAGCTCGCTTCTTTGCAGGATGCTTTTATCAAGCAAAAAAGAACTTATGAGTCTATCAAAGAACCTTCTGAAGCTAAGCTTGTCTCAGGCATTCAACTTTTTTTAGAGAAGCTTACTTTAGAGCTTACCCGATTGAAATTTATCAATTTAAATGAGAGGGCTCTTGAAAAAGAAAAAACGATCTCCCTTTTAGAGGCAAGTCTTAATAATGCCAATGCCAACTTATTCAGCACAGAAGAGCAAAGCGACGCTTTCTTTTCTAAACTTGAAGAGATAGAAAAAAAATGGATTTTATCGAAAGAACTTCTAAGGCAAGCTGAAGCTAAAGAAACAAGAATCCTCTCCGAATCCCAAAACGATGCTGAAACAAGCTTGCTTGCTTCAATTGAAGAAGATCGCGCTGAAATAAATGAAGCTTTATTACACAATCAAGCGTTGCTTGCCTCTTCTGAATATTATTTGAGTAAAGTCATTCTCTCAAGTCAATCCCTCAATTTGCAAGAGATTCGGAAAATCATCTACTCTAATAGAGCTAAGTTAAACACCATAAGAAAAAAATCGCTTGAATGGCAATTATTATCAGAAAGACAAATTCAAAGGCTTGGCGGGCTTCTCTCTCAAGAGCCGCTTGAAACCTCCTCTGAAGGGTTTAATCAAAAGCAGCGCAATATATTAAAAACCGCTCAAGATAACCTTCTTCTTATCCAAAAATTAAAGAATGAGATGGAAGACACTCTTTTTATAAATACCCTTTTAGAAAAGCAAGTTTCTTTAAAAAGCGCTGCCAGTGAGAGATGGCTCCAGGATATTTTAGATTTTGGAAAAAGAATTTGGAAATCTTTTCAGGATAGCTTTAAAAAAGAGCTATTTTATATCGGTAAAAACCCTGTCACGCTTTTAAATATCCTGCAATTTATCTTTATTATTTTTGCAACCATTTGGCTTTCAAGAATTGTTTTAAGAGCTCTAACCAATCTTGCCATCAATCGGCGAGGCATAAAAAAATCTCTCGTTTATCGTATTACAAGGCTTATTAATTATCTTCTCCTTGCTATCGGAATGCTTTTTGCCCTTTCGACTCTCGGGTTTGATTTTTCCAACTTCTTACTTGTTGCAGGCGCGCTTGGGGTGGGTCTAGGTTTTGGCCTCCAATCGATATTTAATAACTTTATTTCGGGAATCATTATTCTTTTTGAAAGCCATCTGAAGGTCGGAGATTATATCGAACTTGAATCGGGACTTAAAGGAGAAATTCGGGAAATCAATGTTCGAAATACCGTTATTACAGACAATGACGGCATTGATGTCTTAATCCCGAATTCTGAAATCATAAGCTCGAAGGTTCTAAACTGGACCATGAAAAGCCCTTACAGGCGTTTTCATATTCCCTTTAAAACAGCGTATGGAACAGATAAGGAGCTTGTTCAGAAAGTGGTTGTGGAAGCTGCTAAAAAAGTACCTCATACTCTTGCTAGAATTGGCATCCCGGAGCCTCAAGTAAGGCTTCTTAATCTTGGAGAAAACGGCCTTGAATTCGAGCTTGTGGTTTGGGTTTCAGAGCAATACACAAAACGATTCGGTAAAGCCTCTTCAGACTATCTTTGGGCTATTGAAACAGCTCTTAATAATGAAAAGATTGTGATTCCCGTCCCGAAAAGAGAGATTCACATCATTCATTCGGATTCCAACCATCCCCAGGATTCCAACCCTTCTGAAAATAATAAGTAA
- a CDS encoding dienelactone hydrolase family protein has product MQESNLEYTVGNQSFKGFLITHEGLAKKPPAILIVPTWKGMDSFAINKARQVAKLGYTAFVADVFGNGKSAADEKEAFNFISPLFVDRKLLRERIQGSFEALKKSPFVDPDLIGAIGYCFGGLTVLELLRSGSPVKGVVSFHGVLGYHLADLAATPIPNAENIKASALILHGDEDPLVTEEDLLNLKNEFRKLHIDWQLIIYGGTAHSFTNPDAHDPENGMLYNPEVDKRSWSEMRLFFMNVFRGNV; this is encoded by the coding sequence ATGCAAGAATCAAACCTGGAATACACTGTCGGTAACCAATCCTTCAAGGGTTTTTTAATAACTCATGAAGGTCTGGCAAAAAAACCTCCTGCAATTCTTATCGTTCCCACATGGAAGGGAATGGACTCGTTTGCTATAAATAAAGCTAGGCAAGTCGCTAAACTTGGCTACACCGCTTTTGTCGCGGATGTTTTTGGAAACGGGAAATCTGCAGCAGATGAAAAAGAAGCCTTCAATTTCATTTCTCCCCTATTTGTAGATAGGAAATTATTGAGGGAAAGAATTCAAGGCAGCTTTGAGGCTTTAAAAAAATCTCCTTTTGTGGACCCTGATCTCATTGGCGCAATTGGCTATTGTTTTGGCGGATTAACCGTTCTAGAATTGCTTAGAAGCGGCTCTCCTGTTAAAGGCGTCGTTAGCTTTCATGGCGTCTTAGGGTATCATTTAGCCGATCTTGCGGCTACCCCAATTCCAAATGCAGAAAACATTAAAGCGTCCGCTCTAATTCTCCATGGGGATGAAGACCCCTTAGTCACAGAAGAAGACCTTCTTAACCTTAAGAATGAATTTAGAAAGCTCCATATTGATTGGCAGCTTATTATCTACGGCGGGACCGCACATTCTTTCACAAATCCTGATGCTCATGACCCTGAAAATGGCATGCTTTATAATCCTGAGGTCGACAAGCGATCTTGGAGTGAAATGCGTCTTTTTTTTATGAATGTTTTTAGAGGTAATGTATGA
- a CDS encoding TMEM14 family protein — MKDNLCDRPLLVLFLSYGALILTGGLIGYILKNSMPSLISGTLFSFFIFALSLFYWKNRPVALKGLVVIASFLFLFFCYRYSHSFQFFPAGMMAILSLFMLVMTYFRNKTRWPSKPLNQTK; from the coding sequence ATGAAAGACAACCTATGCGATAGACCCCTTCTAGTACTTTTCTTAAGTTATGGCGCTCTCATTTTGACAGGAGGGCTCATTGGTTATATTTTAAAAAATAGCATGCCTTCGCTTATCTCCGGAACGCTCTTTAGTTTCTTTATCTTTGCCTTATCTCTTTTCTATTGGAAAAATCGTCCTGTCGCTTTAAAGGGACTTGTAGTCATAGCTTCCTTTCTTTTTTTATTTTTCTGCTATCGATATAGCCATTCATTTCAATTTTTTCCTGCCGGGATGATGGCTATTTTAAGTTTATTTATGCTTGTAATGACTTACTTTCGAAATAAAACCCGTTGGCCTTCAAAACCCTTAAATCAGACTAAATAG
- a CDS encoding DUF4019 domain-containing protein: protein MKFIFAFFLLLSGSLISSERESFARSKEESLFFLQLIDYEAYDEAWEESSPIFKELYPKREWIRSLDKERLPYGKPVARKMTNQLRNVNPRYFPKGTYMMFSFRTRFEKGIEIDELLNLKQDNQNNWKVVTYYFQKGWNPGDGWNPNE from the coding sequence ATGAAATTTATTTTTGCCTTTTTTCTCTTGTTATCAGGGTCTCTTATTTCCTCGGAAAGAGAGAGTTTTGCGAGGAGCAAGGAAGAAAGCTTATTTTTTTTACAGCTAATTGATTATGAGGCGTATGATGAGGCATGGGAAGAAAGTTCGCCTATCTTTAAAGAGCTTTACCCAAAAAGAGAGTGGATTCGTTCGCTTGATAAAGAACGTTTGCCTTACGGGAAACCGGTTGCAAGAAAGATGACTAACCAGCTTCGAAATGTGAATCCTAGATATTTTCCAAAAGGAACTTATATGATGTTCTCGTTTAGGACTCGATTTGAAAAAGGCATTGAGATCGATGAGCTTTTAAACTTAAAACAAGACAATCAAAATAATTGGAAAGTCGTTACTTATTATTTTCAGAAGGGTTGGAATCCTGGGGATGGTTGGAATCCGAATGAATGA